A single window of Archangium gephyra DNA harbors:
- a CDS encoding TIGR02266 family protein → MDQGRRAADRKAVGLLVKLKHTDIGNFVEEFAVNISPGGMFIRSREPQPVGTPVKFEVRIADGLRVMKGSAVVRWVRPPEDLSGPPGMGIQFTELDAPSQSLVDRMLQRKGEAPAAPVSAPPVAAPPAARPPAAPAVAPVQGVPSVAPVAPGARPVPAARPPEPLAPPPPPPVTAVDIPLDELIAATIPPERARAEPPPAAKPPARQGSSMQEFDLADLSAAATPGPATPPQPARAGQASSAVELELESSDDDEPLEFARPVAGQAFRPPAKKPAPPSGVRPAAPAAPVAPPAPVPPKPQAAQPAAPQLAPVAAKPAAPLPPEPKSSPGQVRTVFLTPPANIESKGPVIGIDLGTSNSCVAVVTNNKPMVLRSREGYNTIPSVVSLSSQGKLLVSHRAKSQVLLRPEQTIYGAKRLVGRPFDSAVVNQVRERFHYEIIPDARGRAAVRMGEHVLSLEEVQGIILRECKELAEQHLGQKVERAVVTVPAYYSEPQREAVRRAGWMAGLKVERILNEPTSAALAYGLNREVTKKVLVYDLGGGTFDATILRIDRNVFEVLATGGDIFLGGMDFDNVLVDLLLERFQQQEKVNFQGDRIALSRVTDAAERAKVALSESNSYEVHIPMLMMDEAGQPRDLHVTLTRAEMEKACLPMVMRTLDVVRDVLLDAKMRPGDIDDILMVGGQARMPLVREKLKEVFGKPPHAGVNTDEAVALGAALYSNAVDKVSSVVLIDVLPMTIGVAMPGGAFTRVIERNTPLPAQRSFAISTTRDNEEVMELSIFQGEDTHISANEYLGTVRLEGLPRGPKGSVRVAVTLRLDSECVLHVTAQEYSTRKEMKATLATRYTPEELRQRLGVASDAARAAEERRGQDLKERSGRFWGFLKKVVGKA, encoded by the coding sequence ATGGATCAGGGACGGCGCGCCGCGGACCGCAAGGCCGTGGGTCTGCTGGTAAAGCTCAAGCACACGGACATCGGCAACTTCGTCGAGGAGTTCGCCGTCAACATCAGCCCCGGGGGCATGTTCATCCGTTCGCGCGAGCCGCAGCCGGTGGGCACCCCGGTGAAGTTCGAGGTGCGCATCGCCGATGGTCTCCGGGTGATGAAGGGCTCGGCGGTGGTGCGCTGGGTGCGGCCGCCCGAGGATCTGTCCGGGCCTCCCGGCATGGGCATCCAGTTCACGGAGCTGGACGCGCCCTCCCAGTCCCTCGTCGACAGGATGCTGCAGCGCAAGGGCGAGGCTCCCGCGGCGCCCGTGAGCGCTCCGCCCGTGGCCGCTCCGCCGGCCGCGAGGCCACCGGCCGCTCCCGCGGTGGCGCCGGTGCAGGGGGTTCCTTCCGTGGCGCCCGTCGCTCCCGGCGCGAGGCCCGTTCCCGCGGCCCGCCCGCCCGAGCCCCTCGCCCCGCCTCCGCCGCCGCCCGTCACCGCCGTGGACATTCCGCTCGATGAGCTCATCGCCGCCACGATCCCGCCGGAGCGGGCGCGAGCCGAGCCTCCGCCCGCCGCGAAGCCGCCCGCGCGCCAGGGCAGCAGCATGCAGGAGTTCGATCTGGCGGACCTCTCGGCGGCGGCCACGCCCGGGCCCGCCACGCCGCCCCAGCCCGCGCGCGCCGGCCAGGCCAGCAGCGCGGTGGAGCTGGAGCTGGAGTCGTCCGACGACGACGAGCCGCTCGAGTTCGCACGGCCCGTCGCGGGCCAGGCCTTCCGGCCTCCGGCGAAGAAGCCCGCGCCGCCATCGGGTGTCCGTCCCGCGGCTCCGGCGGCTCCCGTGGCTCCGCCCGCTCCCGTACCGCCCAAGCCCCAGGCGGCGCAGCCGGCGGCCCCGCAGCTCGCTCCGGTGGCCGCGAAACCGGCGGCCCCGCTGCCTCCCGAGCCCAAGAGCTCCCCGGGGCAGGTGCGCACCGTCTTCCTCACGCCTCCGGCGAACATCGAGAGCAAGGGCCCCGTTATCGGCATCGATTTGGGCACCTCCAACTCGTGCGTGGCGGTGGTGACGAACAACAAGCCCATGGTGCTGCGCTCGCGCGAGGGTTACAACACCATCCCCTCGGTGGTGTCGCTCTCGTCGCAGGGCAAGCTGCTGGTGAGCCACCGCGCGAAGAGCCAGGTGCTGCTGCGCCCCGAGCAGACCATCTACGGCGCCAAGCGCCTGGTGGGCCGTCCCTTCGACAGCGCGGTGGTGAACCAGGTGCGCGAGCGCTTCCACTACGAGATCATCCCCGACGCGCGAGGCCGGGCGGCGGTGCGGATGGGCGAGCACGTGCTGTCGTTGGAAGAAGTGCAGGGCATCATCCTGCGCGAGTGCAAGGAATTGGCGGAGCAGCACCTGGGGCAGAAGGTGGAGCGGGCGGTGGTGACGGTGCCGGCGTACTACTCGGAGCCGCAGCGCGAGGCGGTGCGCCGGGCGGGGTGGATGGCGGGGCTGAAGGTGGAGCGGATTCTGAACGAGCCCACCTCGGCGGCGCTGGCGTACGGGCTCAACCGCGAGGTGACGAAGAAGGTGCTCGTCTATGACCTGGGCGGCGGCACCTTCGACGCGACCATCCTGCGCATCGACCGGAACGTGTTCGAGGTGCTGGCCACGGGAGGCGACATCTTCCTGGGCGGCATGGACTTCGACAACGTGCTGGTGGACCTGTTGCTGGAGCGCTTCCAGCAGCAGGAGAAGGTGAACTTCCAGGGAGACCGGATTGCCCTGTCGCGGGTGACGGACGCGGCGGAGCGGGCGAAGGTGGCGCTCTCGGAGTCCAACTCCTACGAGGTCCACATCCCGATGCTGATGATGGACGAGGCGGGGCAGCCGAGGGACCTGCACGTCACGCTCACGCGGGCGGAGATGGAGAAGGCGTGCCTGCCGATGGTGATGCGCACGCTGGACGTGGTGCGGGACGTGCTGCTGGACGCGAAGATGCGGCCGGGGGACATCGACGACATCCTCATGGTGGGCGGACAGGCGCGCATGCCGCTGGTGCGCGAGAAGCTGAAGGAAGTGTTCGGCAAGCCGCCGCACGCGGGGGTGAACACGGATGAGGCGGTGGCGCTGGGCGCGGCGCTGTACTCGAACGCGGTGGACAAGGTGAGCAGCGTGGTGCTCATCGACGTGCTGCCGATGACGATCGGCGTGGCGATGCCCGGGGGAGCGTTCACGCGGGTCATCGAGCGCAACACGCCGCTGCCGGCGCAGCGCTCGTTCGCGATCTCCACGACGCGGGACAACGAAGAAGTGATGGAGTTGTCCATCTTCCAGGGAGAGGACACGCACATCTCGGCGAACGAGTACCTGGGGACGGTGAGGCTGGAGGGCCTGCCGAGGGGGCCGAAGGGGTCGGTGCGGGTGGCGGTGACGCTGCGGCTGGATTCCGAGTGCGTGCTGCACGTGACGGCGCAGGAGTACTCGACGCGCAAGGAGATGAAGGCCACGTTGGCGACGCGCTACACGCCGGAGGAATTGCGGCAGCGGTTGGGCGTGGCCTCGGACGCGGCGCGGGCGGCGGAGGAGCGGCGCGGGCAGGATTTGAAGGAGCGCTCGGGCCGCTTCTGGGGCTTCCTGAAGAAGGTCGTGGGCAAGGCGTAA
- a CDS encoding AAA family ATPase — translation MENAAPIAPTPVPEATSEDLQAVEELARAKAQILGQIEKRVVGQRDVVEHLLIALFARGHCLFVGVPGLAKTLLISTLADVLNLSFNRIQFTPDLMPSDITGTDILEEDKATGHRAFRFLKGPLFANIILADEVNRTPPKTQAALLQAMQEYRVTAGGRTYPLELPFLVFATQNPIEQEGTYPLPEAQLDRFMFLVDVGYPTAEEEVEIVKSTTGGSQPKLEKILSPERILALQELVRRVPVPDHVVRYAVELVRHTRPKEPGVPEFIAKNVSWGAGPRASQYLVLAAKARAILNGRFVASVEDVKAVARPVLRHRVLPNFTAESEGTTSVKLVDQLVALVKG, via the coding sequence ATGGAAAACGCCGCCCCCATCGCCCCGACACCGGTACCGGAAGCCACCAGCGAGGACCTTCAGGCCGTCGAGGAGCTCGCCCGGGCCAAAGCCCAGATTCTCGGGCAGATCGAAAAGCGCGTCGTGGGGCAGCGCGACGTGGTGGAGCACCTGCTCATCGCGCTCTTCGCCCGCGGCCACTGCCTCTTCGTGGGCGTGCCCGGCCTGGCCAAGACGCTGCTCATCTCCACCCTGGCGGACGTCCTCAACCTGTCCTTCAACCGCATCCAGTTCACCCCGGACCTGATGCCCTCGGACATCACCGGCACGGACATCCTGGAAGAGGACAAGGCCACCGGGCACCGCGCCTTCCGGTTCCTCAAGGGGCCGCTGTTCGCCAACATCATCCTCGCGGACGAGGTGAACCGCACCCCGCCCAAGACGCAGGCCGCCCTGCTGCAGGCCATGCAGGAGTACCGCGTCACCGCTGGCGGCCGCACCTACCCGCTGGAGCTGCCCTTCCTCGTCTTCGCCACGCAGAACCCCATCGAGCAGGAGGGCACCTACCCGCTGCCCGAGGCGCAGCTCGACCGCTTCATGTTCCTGGTGGACGTGGGCTACCCCACCGCCGAGGAGGAGGTGGAGATCGTCAAGTCCACCACGGGCGGCTCGCAGCCCAAGCTGGAGAAGATCCTCTCGCCCGAGCGGATTCTGGCGCTGCAGGAGCTGGTGCGCCGGGTGCCGGTGCCCGACCACGTGGTGCGTTACGCGGTGGAGCTGGTGCGGCACACGCGGCCCAAGGAGCCGGGCGTGCCGGAGTTCATCGCGAAGAACGTGTCGTGGGGCGCGGGGCCTCGCGCGAGCCAGTACCTGGTGCTGGCGGCCAAGGCGCGGGCCATCCTGAATGGACGCTTCGTGGCCTCGGTGGAGGACGTGAAGGCGGTGGCCCGCCCGGTGCTGCGCCACCGCGTGCTGCCCAACTTCACCGCCGAGAGCGAGGGCACCACGTCGGTGAAGCTGGTGGACCAGTTGGTCGCGCTGGTGAAGGGATAG
- a CDS encoding DUF58 domain-containing protein has translation MLLDSQTLARLQGVKLRARAVMEGVLSGLHKSPHQGQSVEFAEHKEYAPGDELRHLDWKAYGKFDKYYVKRFEHETNLRAVMVVDASASMGYRSGALSKLEAATTLAGALCYLLVRQQDAAGLAVMTNGRFQDVPPRASAGHLNVLLEALENTAPNGGTNLLSAADHLAEVLPRRSSVIVLSDFLDENQDSLKRILALRQRKNDVSVFHLVDPAELTFPFDDPTLFLDMEGEGRIEVNPREIKESYLEEFGAFLANVKSACAEADVDYELVRTDERLDEVLLRYLGKRGRRR, from the coding sequence ATGCTGCTGGACTCCCAGACACTGGCCCGGCTGCAGGGCGTGAAGCTGCGCGCCCGCGCTGTGATGGAGGGGGTGCTGTCCGGCCTCCACAAGAGCCCCCACCAGGGCCAGAGCGTGGAGTTCGCCGAGCACAAGGAGTACGCGCCCGGCGATGAGCTGCGCCACCTGGACTGGAAGGCCTACGGCAAGTTCGACAAGTACTACGTCAAGCGCTTCGAGCACGAGACGAACCTGCGCGCGGTGATGGTGGTGGATGCGTCCGCCTCCATGGGCTACCGCAGCGGCGCGCTCTCCAAGCTGGAGGCCGCCACCACGCTGGCCGGTGCGCTGTGCTACCTGCTGGTGCGCCAGCAGGACGCCGCCGGCCTCGCGGTGATGACGAATGGCCGCTTCCAGGACGTGCCCCCGCGCGCCTCGGCCGGCCACCTCAACGTGCTGCTGGAGGCGCTCGAGAACACCGCGCCCAACGGCGGCACGAATCTCCTCTCCGCCGCGGACCACCTCGCCGAGGTGCTCCCGCGCCGCTCCTCCGTCATCGTGCTGTCGGACTTCCTCGACGAGAACCAGGACTCGCTCAAGCGGATACTGGCGCTGCGGCAGCGCAAGAACGACGTCTCGGTGTTCCACCTGGTGGACCCGGCCGAGCTGACCTTCCCCTTCGATGACCCCACGCTCTTCCTGGATATGGAGGGAGAGGGACGCATCGAGGTGAATCCGCGCGAAATCAAGGAGAGCTACCTGGAGGAGTTCGGGGCCTTCCTGGCGAATGTGAAGTCGGCCTGCGCGGAGGCGGACGTGGACTACGAGTTGGTGCGCACCGACGAGCGGTTGGACGAGGTGCTGCTGCGTTACCTGGGCAAGCGCGGGAGGCGCCGGTGA